The region TCTCCACTGAGGCTGAGCTCACATCGTTTCCCACAATGACTTGCTCTATCTTCATAGTGTCCATGCTGATGCTTTCATTGAGGCACTAAGGAAAATTGAGCTGTAATACAGTGCTATCGTATGCGCAGTGACAAACCTACGAAAAATGGTAACATGTTGGGCTGAATAATGAGAGGTGACTGCAGTGACACATGCTAGGTTATCCTAAGTATAGAAAAAGAACGAGAGGTAGTTCCAACAAAGATGTGTTAATGGGATATAGCACGCATTACTAGCAGCATGGCTGCATGACCAAGTGGTCATTTTATCCCACAGTAACAAAATAAGGCAGCACAGAAAACTGTTTGCTGTTGTGACAGAGAATGGGCGAATCGTCATTAGCTACCCTGCAGAGCTGGagcaaaaatactttatttggACGTGTTGCCTTGAATCCAGTTTACTTAGCAACGGGTCCTTTAAAGCGACCAATGTATTAAACATGTATTAATTCAGACTTGCAAATCTTTGTAAACAATTCAAGGAGGCGTCCATTTCTTACCGTCAACCATCGGAAGGAAGCTGCTGATTATTCAGCTAACGTCACGTGGTCCATGACATACTCCGTTGGAGATCTCGCGAGAATACACAAGTGGCTTAACGGACCCATAGGTGACATTATATAAATGTCTGATTCGGGTATGAGCACGGGAAGTTAAAAATAATCCGTACTACACTTATTtagtaatgaataaataaatccacacgtAGGCCGATATTGTCTCTTACGTTACAGTGCGTCTCTGTAATTCTGCGGCCCCATCTAGCGGTACAACCGCACAATGCTTCGGTTCGGCGATCTCAATTAGACCCGGAGCGCCTTCAGTCACTGACCGAAACAGTGTATATGGTATCGAAAACTAAACTAAAGAAAACTAGACTTACGTCGCTTTTTTGTTGCCTTTAATAACATTTACCAATAACAGGAAATACTGAGCTTGTCTCATATTCTGCGCTGCCTCGAAACCATCTGACGGTGCTTCTCAGAACTTAAAACATTGTGTTGACTGAAGTGGTAGTTGTCCGATATTAACAAAACAAGACTTAGACGGTTGAGTTTACGTGCAGGCGTTTAAAAGTGCTCTGTGGACAGAGGTCAGGATGGAGCTGTGCACCGCAGGCGCCGCACCAGGTGTCAGTCGCACCTGGTTCTGGCTTCAGCCCCCTGTGATAAACTGGATCATTTCGCCGGGACGATACTCCTGTGTCCAAACGACACACACAACCGTGTAGTGCGCAGCAGACGCCGGAGTGAAGTCCCGTCTGGTTACCTGCACCAAACGCACCCAGGCACCGAGCATAGCACCCTGGACTCGGGGCCCTGACAGACGGGAATTGCGCAAcctccacaaacacaatcaTTCACCATGTCCACGATGAATTTATGAAATCCAAAAGTAGTGAAACACACTCTGGGTAACTCGCCCGCTCTGACAGACGTCTCCAATGACCTTCTTCTGTTATTGAGTGACAGGTGGTAAAACAGCTGCTGGTGCACTAGCACCACCAGCTGGGCTGGAGTGtggatggaaaaaacaaaacaaaacccaataTATCCTGCAACATGCTCTTTTAGtacaaaaaaagcatttgaaTAAAACAGATTTGGTTTCAGGTTCATAGGACTTTATTCAGCGAAGGCAGACACTTCAAAGTAAAACTTGAGAAGACAAGAGGGCACATTGTCACtttaaatatttgtgtgtgGGACATAAGCACAGGGACATGGGCCGGTGTGGAAGTAGCATTTAAGCTCTGGCCTGCTGCCGTTGCTGGTATTCAGAAATTCGACTTTCCATCACAGGTCTGAAGTGCCTTATTAAGCCCTGACAAtacaagagaaaacaaacattacCTTTCACAAGATTTAATGCTGCTTTCGGTACATCTCCACAAAACATTCCAGAGGATGCAGATAGCATCAGTAACATTCATCTGTTAAAGCCCAGTGTGGCTACGTTTGCACTGTATGTCACTTCAGGCTGAAAGTGCAATGATTGTAACAGGATACAGGTTTACCTGCACTGGCCAAGCGGCACCGTCCCCCAGGGCACAGATTGTATGTCCCTCAATTTGCTTGCTGAGCTCCCAAATCATGTCGATCTCCGTAGGCCGGGCGTCGCCTTTCACAAAGCGCCACATCATCTTATTCATCCAGTCCACTCCTACAGAAACAGAACAGACGGTCCGTCGACGCGCACCATTACACTCAGGAAAATAAATCCCTGCTTAGAAAAGACCACATTGGTGAAACACCTACCCTCCCTGCAGGGGGTGCACTGGCCACAGCTCTCGTGTTTGTAGAACTCAATCAGGCGAGCAATAGCCCTGATAATGTCCGTCTGTACACAAAGGATCCAGCCCCTTTAGCAAACCCTTTCATGAGTGTTTGGATGGATTATATATactaaaaaaagggagaaactCACAGATTTGTCCATGACGATGAGCGCAGCCGTACCCAGGCCAGTCTGAGCCTGGATGAGGCCGTCAAAGTCCATCAACACTTCTTCACACACGTTCTTGGGAATGAGGGGCGTTGAGGAGCCACCAGGGATGACTGCTAGCAGGTTATCCCAGCCTCCTCGCACTCCACCTACAAGACAGTTTGGTTTTCAAATTAATATTGCTGTTTTAGGACAAATATATGAtaattttgattgatttttttttactaattttCTTGGTTCTAGAGAACAAGGTATTTCCATTACAAAAGTTCATGATAAAAGACCAATTAACCTTAATGAGACACAATGTTTTGATCCCACGAGAAGTGATTAATTCTAAGGAGTCAAATACTAAAAACCTTTGGTCCAAATGATACAACAGAATTTACAGGTgttaaaaactacaaaaaaaactctttgaaattctGAAAGGCTAAACCTGAAAATGAATATTCATTTTCCAGAAACAGTTTTCTCTTCACAGGTTCCAggatcaccatggaaaccaagTAGTGTAATAAACATCCACTGTAATGTTGAAGGAGACACTATTACAACTGTATAATCACAGCAGGAAGGCCTGcatcaaaatatagaaataactAAATAACTGTAACTAAAGACAACTAAACACTAACCCGCATGTCTCTCTATGAGGTCCTTCAGAGGGACGGACATCTCCTCCTCTACAGTGCAGGGGTGGTTGACGTGGCCGGAGATGTTGAAGAGCTTTGTACCAGAGTTCCTTTCTCTGCCAAAGCCCACAAACCAGGAGCCACCACGGCGACAGATGGTAGGGGCCACCGACACAGTTTCCACGTTGGCAACAGTTGTAGGACAGCCGAACACACCTTTGAGGTAAAGGACAGAGGTGAGTTGGATATTACCAAGACTCAAAAACGCATCAATTGTGGCGTTTTCTCACCAACATCGGCGGGAAAAGGAGGCTTTAGTCTAGGCTTCCCCTGCTTTCCCTCCAGGGACTCGATGAGGGCAGTCTCTTCCCCACAGATGTAAGCTCCAGCTCCACGCATTACAAACACGTCAAAATCATAACCAGAGCCACAGGCGTTCTTCCCAATGAGTCCAGCAGCATAGGCTTCGTTGATGGCCACCTAAGCTCATATAATAAAAAGTTTGggcattaaaaatacaattacaCATGTTATAGATGAACCTGAACAAACTGAACGTAATAATTTGAGGAGCACAATGTCTATAATGGACACTGCAGGTGTCAAACTCTTCAAATGCAACTATGTGCCATAGTTTTTGACTTTTAAACAATTTTGTTAAACCCTGTGAAGAGTTTGTTGTAACCGAAGCATTTCTTTGAAAAGACCCGTTGCTGTTTGCGATATTACCTGCAGATTGGAGGACTCATTGTAAAACTCTCCTCTGATGTAGATGTAAGCAGCACGTGCGCCCATGGCCCTGCCAGCAATCAGGCAGCCCTCCACCAGCTTATGTGGGTCATTCCTCATTATCTCCCTGTCCTTACAAGTGCCTGGTTCTCCCTCATCAGCATTCACCACCAGATACTTTGGCCTAAATCAAGGAAGAAAAAGGTGGataaatttaattttttttccttccactaCTTTTACTCATAGCAAATTGGTGCGAATAGCTCGTCTATTAAAAGTATGATGTCTCATGTGCAGTGTGTCACGGATTTTTGTTGATATAGTAGATTATATGCAACTGAGTAACATCAGAACTATCCAGTCAGAAAGATAAATCTTGTCAATGACCTGCCATCACTGGGCTTGTTCATAAAGCTCCACTTCATGCCTgttggaaaccagctccacCTCTTCCTCGCAGACCAGAAACTTTGATCTCATTGAGGATCCAGTCGACTCCCTTCAACAGGATCTCCTTAGTTTTGTACCAGTCGCCACGCCTCAATGCCCCCTTTAGCCTTAAAACATATAGCACAAGTAACGATTTTTTTCAGAAATGTATTATAAAGAAGAGTTTCCGGTAATATGGCGCTTAAAACCACATCAGGGATAGTACCTCCAGTCATGGCGGCCATAAAGGTTTGTGAAAATCCTGTCCTCATCGGCCAGAGgtccaaatgttgttttcttggGAGTACTCTGGGAGAATATGACATAAAGAAATTTGAATTCCGGCAACTATCTACATTTTATTAAGGAGTTATAAGCCAGGTACCTGTGCTGTGCTGTTGAACCGGGTGATAGCGCTAACTCCAGCTTGGCTAACAGCAGCTGGAACACGGGTCACTCCAGCTACCACAGCTCGACTAAGGGACAGCATCCTTTCTGCTGCTTAGACAAAACATCATTTGAAGTTAATGGTGTGCACATAAATAGGTTCATTCAAGTTCATACTATGTGTCATTCATTTTGCTCATCATTTTGTTTACATACCCAATTAACCAAAGTTAAAAACCCAAATTATTCACTGCAAGTACACAATGATTTCCACCAAGTTCTGACTGGTTATActgctttttttaattataatttAAGTTATTATAATCTTGGGTTTCCATTTATACACTATTTGTAAACTGCTTCTTACTGCTGATCACTCCCAAATAAATTCTTGGGTAACACTTCGAGTCCCCAATCAACAAAACATGCCGTTGAATTTAACTTAACTTTAAGCAAAGTTCACTTTTAAAGCACAAAATAATTAAGTTTAACCACGCGAAAACCTGGTTCTTATTCTCCTCCGTAATCGGACCTGGTTTTTGTAATGTTATGTGATGTTGTGACGTCAATTGTTATGAGAGCTAGCTTATGAAAGTGAACTCTGGTGCTAGCCATGCTAGTATTTGCAGCGAGCCAATTGTCAGATTTCAGTTAATGCTCGGTAAAATAGTGATCGTTATGAACAATTCGTAGATTCTTTGATACGTACAATAAAACTATGGAGACTGACCTTCATGCTCATACAACTAAGCCCAGAATAAGCGAATATAGCTAACGGTTAACCTTGTGGTGAGTGATGAAGACAGCGAGTCCACGACCAGCAGCCAAAACGACATATTAAATAGTTTATTCGTGTCCAAACTATTTACAGTTACATTAAAATCAGTTAAGCAGAAGACTACGTTAAAATAGGTTGCAAAATATATTGCCTTCCTCCTTACCTCCTCGGTGTCCCGAGCTAATGACTTATGAAAAGGAAGTGGGTGGTGTTACCTACAAACCTGTCCGCACCCGCAGAACTGAATTTAAATGTTCCCATTCGTGCAAAGACCGTCATTTTACGTAAAAATGCTTCATACTACGAATAGGCATTTATTAAAAGTCATTTGGTAGAACGACTTAAGTCGTCCAGTTTATTCTAATTAACtagttattattttaaaataaacttgCCATTATTCACAACATCAAATTTTGTTTAGACTCAAAAGCACTCAAGACAAAACCATCTCTACCAAAACAaagttttataaaaaaaatgcattatttaatatttcaaaggataaaaatattaatatttacagTACATCACGTGACATTATTAAGAGGAGCCTTCATCCATAATACGTATAGGGGAAAAACGGTCACATCTACATGACTAGATAGTGCATACACTCTTTTAAACTGCAACACTGTTACTAACCAGGAACCAGGTCTCTACAATAAATGTATTCGAAAAATGTTAAATGATACTATAACTGTACTTCATTTTgataaatgtattaaattaaGAAGCAGAAAATGCATGTGagttaaaatgtaataaagatgGCAAAGCAAGTTATTAGAGAGACATAAAATGGACaattttgtttctctctctctctctctctctctctctctctctctctctctctctctctatatatatatatatatatataatatatatatatatatatatatatatattatattggTTCAGTGAATGAAAGGAATGGATTAGATTTCCCAGAATAATCCGTAATTTTCCTGGACAAAGGTAGAAAAGTagaaaaacactggaatttAAACTGCTGGGATGGAGCATAGAATACATCTTTAGTCTGTCATTTTCTGAACACAGCTGCTTACACTGTAATTTAGCATTGTACAATCAATCCGGACAGTTATTACATCACAGCGGCTTATCCCGAGAAAACATTCGTATAAATCCTTAGGGGGGATGATTTAAGTCAGCGATATACATACATGTATGTTTACGACATATTGCCCTGGTGTTCCTGTGCCCATCCAGCCTGAATCATTCAAAACATTATCATAGTTACAGTACGCACACATTGTATTTATACTACTTACATTGTTCTATATTATTAGAAGAAAATGTTTACCCCAAAAATATTCACCGTGTGTAGCTCATTGTGAGTGAAGTAGATAATAAATAATCCTGTATCCTCCAATATTCATGtgcaaaaacaagcagaaaggTTTAAATTGAGAGTCATGTTTAGCCCCTTGACCAAAAGGGACAAAAGTGTCCAGCTCTTTCTTCTGGAGcctcttttgttttgttgcgTCAGTCAGTTGGTGCCGGCTGAGCACTGGATCTGCGAGAAATCCGTCCCAGTCGGTCCACAGCCACACTCTCGAACGCCCTCCTCATCAGAGgatgctcctccagcacctcgtTGAAATTGTCCACACTCAGGGAGTACAAGCGGCAGTAGGTGTCAGCCCTCACGGTGGCCGTGCGTCTCCCTTGGGTGAGCAGGCAGATCTCTGAGCCGAGTAAGAAGGGTTCACTTTAACTTGAGCAACAGTgcactgcttttattttaaactctTAACTTGATTTTTATAGTCTTTTAATTTACGAGTGTTTTGTGTCTTTGCATCAGTAGGATAAGATGAACTGTATCGTACCATGTTATGCTTTCATGACACTGGTTTAGATTGTGATATTCAAGAACAACTCATATTTACCTCCAAAATATGCTCCATCATTGAGGGTAATCTCCTTGGTGCCACGTGGGATGACGGTGACGGCGCCATGTTGAATGAAGTACATTTTCCGGCCCAGCGTTCCTTCACGTATGATCAAGTCTCCGGGCTGAAAGACTTCAAAGCGCAGCTTCGTCAGGATCACTGTCACAAAATGAGGGTCAGTGTTTGCAAATAGCGGCATGTTGGCCACGAGTCCACGGCAGTTATAGCTGACGATCtcctgcagagcagagcaagcaAAGATGAAAATAAAGTAAGCAATCATtacatttattgtatttttttgtgATGACATTTATAGATGAtagtcagtcagacaggaaataaCAGGTTAATGGATAAAGTAGGGTAACAACTATCCTCACTGCCTGATCATTTGATACGCTGATTGACATTTTAGGGTAGTGAAACTATTAAAATGagtgaaaatgaaatcaaaaagtCTACAGAGGTTTTAAGAGATGTGCAGTTGGGGGTGGGAAAGGTTTAATAAATAACAAACCTCCTTGAGTGGATCGCTGAGCTCCCCCAGGATGCTGTCCTCATCGAACATCTTGCCTTGGAATCGTTGCTCATAATAGTCGTGGATCCTCTGTCGGACATCGGCTGGCAGTTTATGGAAAGACATGTACTGCTCCACTTGCTTATACTGGAAACACATTACTGTTGTTACTCTGGACGCCACAGCGGACGTTCCACACTGTTGAtgtcaaatgtcacattttgtaGCATGTGCTGATGTTTTCCACCCACGATAATTAAGCATTACCCATTTAACAGATTTGTACCGGTAAGTGGATTACAGACTCATTTAAAATGGGCATTAATTAACAGAACAAAGGTGCTTCCATTTGTCTCTCATCTGTGCTGCTTTATCTTGTGAAAATCCCTGCACAGATTCAGAGTACAGCCACAGAATCCAttagaaaacacaaatattccCTCTGCACTGGGCAGAGTGTCTGATTTAGCATGAATCAAGTACAGTGAGCTTAAATCCAAAGCATAAATGTCAGAATGGCCTCAGTATCCACCTGAATCAACAGAAGCCGACAACAGGGAAACTGATTTAAAGCCAGTGGAGGGATGATTATACGGTACCTTCTCTTGATACTGGCGGTGTGATGCATCCAAGGATTGTACCAAGTTAGCAGCATGACCCAGGAACATGGCGTAGCAGGTGGCCCCAACAACCATACTGACCATGGTCAACCAGACGTCACTTATGCCTTCTGGTGGGTGAGCACCATATCCTATACACAGCATATGGCTCATGGCCATGAACAAGGAGTAGGAGTATTGAATGTGCCAGGTAGAATTCTGCAGACAGTGCGAAAAACACAAGGTACACATAGATCCCCCTCAGTTAAGGACCGGCTTAGTCGAGCGCGTACGGGAACATTTGCTCACCACCATATTGTTTTTGGACACCCAGCAGTCGGGGGGGAAGTCTTGCAGCATAGGCACCATGAAAGTTAGGCAGCCATCCCAGTGGCACAAGAGCAGCATCATTCCAATCAAGTTGACTATGCGCACCACGGCACTGGCCAGGTCATAGGTCATGTGGAAGATCTGATAACAGAAATAACAGCGTTTTTGTAGATGAAGCATTTGTAGGATGGCTGAACGCCTTGgtttttatggcttttttttacCTCTTCCCACTGGTGGATGTAACGAATGAGGCGAGAGAGTCTAAGAAGACGCAGCAGACTGAGGATCTTGGTGAAACGGACGATGCGGAGGGCGCGGGTGGTGCGGTACAGGTCAGTGGAATCGAGTCGAGACTCCAGATCAACAATGAGAAAGATGTAGTCAACAGGGATGGAGGAGACAAAGTCCACCAGGAACCATGTGCGGAGGTAATGCATGCGGATCTCTTTGGGGTCCAGGATGATGTGACTGTCCTCTCCGGGGATGCCCGTTCGGAAATTCAAGACCAAGTCCATGAGGAAGAGAGTGTCGGACAGGACGTTAAAGGTGATCCAGGGCAGAGTGTTCTGGTCCTCGAAGAAGGTGATCCCCCATGGTAAAATGACCAGGTTGCTCATCATTAACACCAGCATCACGATGTCCCAGTAGAATCTAGACACAAGGAGTTGGACCTTTTATTCAACCAGATATTAATATTCAAACATATTATGGTTATtgcattttttgtgttttaaaggattgtttgtttcttaaaaaaatgtaaaagtgctttttttggGAGTAATGGGTTTGAGAAACTTTTAGTTAATTTCCATGAATATATTAATGTACGATAACATAAGATGTAAATAAATACTCGTTTTATCTTTTTACCTAAACATTATTCCTCTGCATAACGATTCTGGAAATGATGGTGGCATATTTTATGGTCACGCACAGTCGTTAGCAGTTTTGCATCTCTGTCACCTTTTTTGGGTCACTTTAAGTCTCATTTTAGCTCCAGAACAAgtgaagagaagagaacagTTCGTGTGAGGGGGTCACATCCCGATACGTCTCCCTTAGAGAAATTGAACCGCAACCTATCAAGGTCAAGTGGCCTCACATAATAGCAAACTGACCCTCTCGTCAGAGGAGGAAACCCTGGTATTAAAAATGTATGGCGTTTACCTCCTTTAGCTCAATGTCCTTACAAATAAATGATTACAATAAATGGTTATGACCACTAAAAT is a window of Takifugu flavidus isolate HTHZ2018 chromosome 21, ASM371156v2, whole genome shotgun sequence DNA encoding:
- the ndufv1 gene encoding LOW QUALITY PROTEIN: NADH dehydrogenase [ubiquinone] flavoprotein 1, mitochondrial (The sequence of the model RefSeq protein was modified relative to this genomic sequence to represent the inferred CDS: inserted 1 base in 1 codon), which gives rise to MLSLSRAVVAGVTRVPAAVSQAGVSAITRFNSTAQSTPKKTTFGPLADEDRIFTNLYGRHDWRLKGALRRGDWYKTKEILLKGVDWILNEIKVSGLRGRGGAXFPTGMKWSFMNKPSDGRPKYLVVNADEGEPGTCKDREIMRNDPHKLVEGCLIAGRAMGARAAYIYIRGEFYNESSNLQVAINEAYAAGLIGKNACGSGYDFDVFVMRGAGAYICGEETALIESLEGKQGKPRLKPPFPADVGVFGCPTTVANVETVSVAPTICRRGGSWFVGFGRERNSGTKLFNISGHVNHPCTVEEEMSVPLKDLIERHAGGVRGGWDNLLAVIPGGSSTPLIPKNVCEEVLMDFDGLIQAQTGLGTAALIVMDKSTDIIRAIARLIEFYKHESCGQCTPCREGVDWMNKMMWRFVKGDARPTEIDMIWELSKQIEGHTICALGDGAAWPVQGLIRHFRPVMESRISEYQQRQQARA
- the hcn3 gene encoding potassium/sodium hyperpolarization-activated cyclic nucleotide-gated channel 3; this translates as MTSPCQSAEGRRGINESPVHKPETPRYRSWSSFRFSRWRSSSQRSTPPATPSPKTDKRGDVTKTLFSLVKTHNDDYTADPDGLLEGDVAHEEGNNGAHQDHSSYFHWHFGSMLQPGVNKFSLRMFGSHKGVAAEQERVKSFGVWIIHPYSDFRFYWDIVMLVLMMSNLVILPWGITFFEDQNTLPWITFNVLSDTLFLMDLVLNFRTGIPGEDSHIILDPKEIRMHYLRTWFLVDFVSSIPVDYIFLIVDLESRLDSTDLYRTTRALRIVRFTKILSLLRLLRLSRLIRYIHQWEEIFHMTYDLASAVVRIVNLIGMMLLLCHWDGCLTFMVPMLQDFPPDCWVSKNNMVNSTWHIQYSYSLFMAMSHMLCIGYGAHPPEGISDVWLTMVSMVVGATCYAMFLGHAANLVQSLDASHRQYQEKYKQVEQYMSFHKLPADVRQRIHDYYEQRFQGKMFDEDSILGELSDPLKEEIVSYNCRGLVANMPLFANTDPHFVTVILTKLRFEVFQPGDLIIREGTLGRKMYFIQHGAVTVIPRGTKEITLNDGAYFGEICLLTQGRRTATVRADTYCRLYSLSVDNFNEVLEEHPLMRRAFESVAVDRLGRISRRSSAQPAPTD